Proteins encoded by one window of Micromonospora coxensis:
- a CDS encoding sugar isomerase domain-containing protein, translating into MTVSAEGYLAVVTETIGRVAAEQREAVGRAADLLAGALRADGVIHAFGTGHSEALAMEIAGRAGGLVPTNRIALRDLVLLGGEPADILGPHLERDPAVAHRLYELAPVRPTDVFVLASNSGVNGAMVEFASLVKERGHGLVAITSARHSARMTSRHPSGRKLADFADVVLDNGAPYGDATLPLPDGGAVGAVSSITAALLAQQIVAETVARLLAAGVRPPVYLSANITGGDEHNAGLEARYAGRIRRGA; encoded by the coding sequence ATGACGGTGAGCGCCGAGGGCTACCTGGCGGTGGTCACGGAGACGATCGGTCGGGTGGCCGCCGAGCAGCGGGAGGCGGTGGGCCGGGCGGCCGACCTGCTGGCCGGGGCGCTGCGGGCCGACGGGGTGATCCACGCCTTCGGCACCGGCCACTCCGAGGCCCTCGCCATGGAGATCGCCGGGCGGGCCGGCGGCCTGGTGCCGACGAACCGGATCGCGCTGCGCGACCTGGTGCTGCTCGGTGGCGAACCGGCCGACATCCTCGGCCCGCACCTGGAACGCGATCCCGCCGTGGCGCACCGGCTCTACGAGCTGGCCCCGGTACGCCCCACCGACGTGTTCGTGCTCGCCTCCAACTCCGGCGTCAACGGGGCGATGGTGGAGTTCGCCTCGCTGGTCAAGGAGCGCGGCCACGGGTTGGTCGCGATCACCTCGGCCCGGCACTCCGCCCGGATGACCTCCCGCCACCCGTCCGGCCGCAAGCTCGCCGACTTCGCCGACGTGGTGCTGGACAACGGCGCCCCGTACGGCGACGCGACCCTGCCGCTGCCCGACGGCGGCGCGGTCGGCGCGGTCTCCTCGATCACGGCGGCCCTGCTGGCCCAGCAGATCGTGGCCGAGACGGTGGCCCGGCTGCTCGCGGCCGGGGTGCGGCCCCCGGTCTACCTGTCGGCCAACATCACCGGCGGCGACGAGCACAACGCCGGGCTGGAGGCCCGCTACGCCGGCCGCATCCGCCGAGGGGCGTGA
- a CDS encoding alpha/beta fold hydrolase, translating into MRVEARGLTFEVRTGGPEGGEPVLLLHGFPQHGGEWDEVTPALHDAGLRTYALDQRGYSPGARPTEVSAYRMPELVADAVAVLDALGVDAAHVVGHDWGAAVGWGLAAGHPERVRTLTAVSVPHPAAFGQALAHDRQQKARSSYMVLFRQRGTAEKVLLAGRAAVLRRMISGLGDPRRVDRYAEPMREPGALTAALNWYRAMSNVDLGRIGTVSVPTTYVWSDKDFAIGRTAAEACARHVAGEYRFVELAGVTHWIPDRAPELLAEAILARVRGLA; encoded by the coding sequence ATGCGGGTCGAGGCGCGAGGACTGACGTTCGAGGTACGCACCGGCGGCCCGGAGGGCGGCGAGCCCGTCCTCCTGCTGCACGGGTTCCCCCAGCACGGCGGGGAGTGGGACGAGGTGACGCCCGCGCTGCACGACGCCGGGCTGCGCACGTACGCGCTGGACCAGCGGGGCTACTCGCCGGGGGCGCGCCCGACCGAGGTGTCGGCGTACCGGATGCCGGAGCTGGTCGCCGACGCGGTGGCGGTGCTCGACGCGCTGGGCGTCGACGCCGCGCACGTGGTCGGGCACGACTGGGGCGCCGCCGTCGGCTGGGGGCTCGCGGCGGGCCACCCGGAGCGGGTCCGCACCCTGACCGCCGTCTCCGTGCCGCACCCGGCCGCCTTCGGGCAGGCCCTCGCCCACGACCGGCAGCAGAAGGCCCGCTCGTCGTACATGGTGCTGTTCCGGCAGCGCGGCACGGCGGAGAAGGTGCTGCTGGCCGGCCGGGCGGCCGTGCTGCGCCGGATGATCTCCGGGCTCGGGGACCCCCGGCGGGTCGACCGGTACGCCGAGCCGATGCGCGAGCCGGGCGCGCTGACCGCCGCGCTGAACTGGTACCGGGCGATGTCCAACGTGGACCTGGGTCGGATCGGGACGGTGTCGGTGCCCACCACGTACGTCTGGAGCGACAAGGACTTCGCCATCGGCCGGACCGCCGCCGAGGCGTGCGCCCGGCACGTCGCCGGTGAGTACCGTTTCGTGGAGCTGGCCGGGGTCACCCACTGGATCCCGGACCGGGCGCCGGAGCTGCTGGCCGAGGCGATCCTGGCCCGGGTGCGCGGGCTGGCCTGA
- a CDS encoding ECF transporter S component encodes MDHTTTHRWRTLDIVIAAVLGVAFGVIFWAWGLLWNGPADAIPLPGRAAIYGVWLVPAVLGGLIIRKPGAAFFTLTVAALVSVALGSSWGWTLVIQGPLEAAAAELAFAAFAYRNFRLPVALLAATLAGLAAALYDVFVWYPGTAWGSFRLPYILITAASSLVVAGFGAVALTRALANTGVLDRFPAGRERATV; translated from the coding sequence ATGGACCACACCACCACCCACCGGTGGCGCACCCTCGACATCGTCATCGCGGCGGTGCTCGGGGTCGCCTTCGGCGTCATCTTCTGGGCCTGGGGCCTGCTCTGGAACGGCCCGGCGGACGCCATCCCGCTGCCCGGGCGGGCCGCCATCTACGGCGTCTGGCTGGTGCCGGCCGTCCTCGGCGGGCTGATCATCCGCAAGCCGGGGGCCGCCTTCTTCACCCTCACCGTGGCCGCGCTGGTGTCGGTGGCGCTGGGCAGCAGCTGGGGCTGGACGCTGGTGATCCAGGGCCCGCTGGAGGCGGCCGCCGCGGAGCTGGCCTTCGCCGCGTTCGCGTACCGCAACTTCCGGCTGCCCGTCGCGCTGCTGGCGGCGACCCTGGCCGGGCTGGCCGCCGCGCTCTACGACGTCTTCGTCTGGTACCCGGGGACGGCGTGGGGCAGCTTCCGGCTCCCGTACATCCTGATCACCGCGGCCAGCTCGCTGGTGGTCGCCGGCTTCGGCGCCGTCGCCCTCACCCGCGCCCTCGCGAACACCGGCGTCCTCGACCGCTTCCCCGCCGGCCGCGAACGCGCCACGGTCTGA
- a CDS encoding ABC transporter ATP-binding protein produces the protein MAAVTLRGFGWRHAGRKRWALRGVDLRVEAGERMLLLGPSGAGKSTLLSALAGLLPEDSGEQEGTVEIDGLDPRKARERVGIVFQDPESQLVMARCGDDVAFGLENRGVPTDEIWPRVDEALRRVGFPYHRDRATAALSGGEQQRLALAGALVLRPGLLLLDEPTANLDPVGGELVREAVAGALDADTTLILVEHRVADALPLVDRVVVLEPGGGVRADGPPEAVFAGYGDTLADEGVWVPGHPIPPRRATAPAGEALLTAERLGLPHRLAATDLQVRAGEALAVLGPNGAGKSTLALLLGGLLRPGTGRVVATAALADRDAGTPPHRWRAPALARRIGSVFQDPEHQFVTGTVGDELALGPRRTGRPEPAVKATVDALLDRLRLTRLAGANPYTLSGGEARRLSVATALATAPHLLICDEPTFGQDRRTWRELVDLFADLRDAGHGVVTVTHDADFVAALADRTVTLRRPEDRP, from the coding sequence GTGGCGGCGGTGACACTGCGCGGGTTCGGGTGGCGGCACGCCGGGCGCAAGCGCTGGGCGCTGCGCGGGGTGGACCTGCGGGTCGAGGCGGGCGAGCGGATGCTGCTGCTCGGGCCCTCCGGCGCCGGCAAGAGCACCCTGCTGTCCGCCCTGGCCGGGCTGCTGCCGGAGGACTCCGGCGAGCAGGAGGGCACCGTCGAGATCGACGGCCTCGACCCGCGCAAGGCCCGCGAGCGGGTCGGCATCGTCTTCCAGGACCCGGAGTCGCAGCTGGTGATGGCCCGCTGCGGGGACGACGTCGCGTTCGGGCTGGAGAACCGCGGGGTGCCGACCGACGAGATCTGGCCCCGGGTCGACGAGGCGCTGCGCCGGGTCGGGTTCCCGTACCACCGGGACCGGGCCACCGCCGCCCTCTCCGGCGGCGAGCAGCAGCGACTCGCCCTGGCCGGCGCGCTCGTGCTGCGCCCCGGGCTGCTGCTGCTCGACGAGCCGACCGCCAACCTCGACCCGGTCGGCGGCGAACTGGTCCGCGAGGCGGTCGCCGGCGCGCTGGACGCCGACACCACCCTGATCCTGGTCGAGCACCGGGTGGCCGACGCGCTGCCACTGGTCGACCGGGTGGTGGTGCTGGAGCCCGGCGGCGGGGTCCGCGCGGACGGCCCACCGGAGGCGGTCTTCGCCGGGTACGGCGACACGCTCGCCGACGAGGGCGTCTGGGTGCCCGGGCACCCGATCCCGCCCCGGCGCGCCACCGCGCCGGCCGGGGAGGCGCTGCTCACCGCCGAACGGCTCGGGCTGCCGCACCGGCTGGCCGCCACCGACCTCCAGGTACGCGCCGGTGAGGCGCTCGCCGTGCTCGGCCCGAACGGGGCCGGCAAGTCCACCCTGGCCCTGCTGCTCGGCGGTCTGCTGCGCCCGGGGACCGGACGGGTCGTCGCCACCGCCGCACTGGCCGACCGGGACGCCGGCACTCCCCCGCACCGCTGGCGGGCGCCCGCCCTGGCCCGCCGGATCGGCTCGGTCTTCCAGGACCCGGAGCACCAGTTCGTCACCGGCACCGTCGGCGACGAACTGGCGCTCGGCCCCCGGCGCACCGGACGACCCGAGCCGGCGGTCAAGGCCACCGTGGACGCGCTGCTGGACCGGTTGCGGCTGACCAGGCTGGCCGGCGCCAACCCGTACACCCTCTCCGGCGGGGAGGCGCGGCGGCTGAGCGTGGCGACCGCCCTGGCCACCGCGCCCCACCTGCTCATCTGCGACGAACCCACCTTCGGCCAGGACCGGCGGACCTGGCGTGAGCTGGTCGACCTCTTCGCCGACCTGCGCGACGCGGGGCACGGCGTCGTCACGGTCACCCACGACGCGGACTTCGTCGCCGCGCTCGCCGACCGCACCGTCACCCTGCGCCGCCCCGAGGACCGGCCGTGA
- a CDS encoding energy-coupling factor transporter transmembrane component T family protein has translation MISLEPVAAPDAPLARRNPVAKLAAALVFSVVMVATLDPVAPAIAIAVELALLPLFGIRYRVLARRALPLLVGGAGIVVTLVLFAADRSGRVLLDAGPLLVTSGVLLTALGLALRMFAVALPGIIVFATTDPTDLADALVQNAKAPARFAIGALAAFRLVPLLGQEWQMIEMARRARGVDAGRNPVARLRLFTSTAFALLVGAIRRGTRLAVAMDARGFDAGTPRTVARRQHFGVADALLVVGAAVLAGAALAVSVALGTFRPLIG, from the coding sequence GTGATCAGCCTGGAACCGGTCGCCGCGCCGGACGCGCCGCTGGCCCGGCGCAACCCGGTGGCGAAGCTCGCCGCGGCGCTGGTCTTCTCCGTCGTGATGGTCGCCACCCTGGATCCGGTCGCGCCGGCCATCGCCATCGCCGTCGAACTGGCCCTGCTGCCGCTGTTCGGCATCCGCTACCGGGTGCTGGCCCGGCGGGCGCTGCCGCTGCTCGTCGGCGGGGCCGGGATCGTGGTCACCCTGGTGCTCTTCGCCGCGGACCGCTCCGGCCGGGTGCTGCTCGACGCCGGCCCGCTGCTGGTCACCTCCGGGGTGCTGCTCACCGCGCTGGGCCTGGCGCTGCGGATGTTCGCGGTGGCCCTGCCCGGGATCATCGTGTTCGCCACCACCGACCCGACCGACCTGGCCGACGCGCTGGTGCAGAACGCGAAGGCGCCGGCCCGGTTCGCGATCGGCGCGCTGGCGGCGTTCCGGCTGGTGCCGCTGCTCGGCCAGGAGTGGCAGATGATCGAGATGGCCCGCCGGGCGCGGGGCGTGGACGCCGGCCGCAACCCGGTGGCCCGGCTGCGGCTGTTCACCTCGACGGCGTTCGCCCTGCTGGTGGGCGCGATCCGGCGGGGCACCCGGCTCGCGGTGGCGATGGACGCCCGGGGCTTCGACGCCGGCACCCCGCGTACGGTCGCCCGCCGGCAGCACTTCGGCGTGGCGGACGCCCTGCTGGTCGTCGGGGCGGCGGTGCTGGCCGGGGCGGCGCTGGCGGTCAGCGTCGCGCTCGGCACCTTCCGCCCCCTGATCGGCTGA
- the gndA gene encoding NADP-dependent phosphogluconate dehydrogenase encodes MAQQATAQIGVTGLAVMGRNLARNLARNGFTVAVHNRSPERTRSLVAEHGDEGSFVPSESLADFVASLERPRAVIVMVKAGAPTDAVIDELVPLLEEGDIVVDAGNAHFADTRRREEALRGHGLHFVGTGVSGGEEGALRGPSIMPGGSAESYAKLGPIFERIAAQVDGTPCCRHIGPDGAGHFVKMVHNGIEYADMQLIAEAYDLLRAGLSASPAEIAEIFREWNTGELESFLIEITADVLAHTDAATGRAFVDVVLDQAEQKGTGRWTVQSALDLGIPITGIAEATFARSLSGHAGQREAARRAFGDAGEKWQVEDRETFVEDVRRALLASKIVAYAQGFDHIRAGSREYDWDIDLGGTATIWRGGCIIRARFLDRIREAYDAQPELPTLLVAPYFADAVRDGVPSWRRVVVDAARAGVPTPAFSSSLAYFDGLRAERLPAALIQGLRDNFGAHTYLRVDRPGAFHTLWASDRAEVQG; translated from the coding sequence ATGGCTCAGCAGGCGACGGCGCAGATCGGGGTCACCGGGCTGGCGGTGATGGGCCGCAACCTGGCCCGGAACCTGGCTCGCAACGGCTTCACCGTGGCGGTGCACAACCGCTCGCCGGAGCGCACCCGCAGTCTCGTCGCCGAACACGGCGACGAGGGCAGCTTCGTGCCGTCGGAGTCCCTGGCCGACTTCGTCGCCTCGCTGGAGCGGCCCCGCGCCGTGATCGTGATGGTCAAGGCCGGCGCGCCCACCGACGCGGTCATCGACGAACTGGTCCCACTGCTGGAGGAGGGGGACATCGTCGTCGACGCCGGCAACGCGCACTTCGCCGACACCCGCCGCCGGGAGGAGGCGTTGCGCGGGCACGGGCTGCACTTCGTCGGCACCGGCGTCTCCGGCGGCGAGGAGGGCGCGCTGCGCGGCCCGAGCATCATGCCGGGCGGCTCCGCCGAGTCGTACGCGAAGCTCGGCCCGATCTTCGAGAGGATCGCCGCCCAGGTGGACGGCACCCCGTGCTGCCGGCACATCGGCCCGGACGGCGCCGGGCACTTCGTCAAGATGGTCCACAACGGCATCGAGTACGCCGACATGCAGCTCATCGCCGAGGCGTACGACCTGCTGCGGGCCGGGCTGTCGGCCAGCCCGGCGGAGATCGCGGAGATCTTCCGGGAGTGGAACACCGGCGAGTTGGAGTCGTTCCTCATCGAGATCACCGCCGACGTGCTGGCGCACACCGACGCGGCGACCGGCCGCGCCTTCGTCGACGTGGTGCTCGACCAGGCCGAGCAGAAGGGCACCGGCCGCTGGACCGTGCAGAGCGCGCTGGACCTGGGCATCCCGATCACCGGCATCGCCGAGGCGACCTTCGCCCGCTCGTTGTCGGGCCACGCCGGGCAGCGCGAGGCCGCCCGCCGGGCGTTCGGCGACGCCGGTGAGAAGTGGCAGGTCGAGGATCGGGAGACCTTCGTCGAGGACGTCCGGCGGGCGCTGCTGGCCAGCAAGATCGTCGCGTACGCGCAGGGCTTCGACCACATCCGCGCCGGCAGCCGGGAGTACGACTGGGACATCGACCTGGGCGGCACCGCCACCATCTGGCGGGGCGGCTGCATCATCCGGGCCCGCTTCCTGGACCGCATCCGCGAGGCGTACGACGCGCAGCCGGAGCTGCCGACGCTGCTGGTCGCGCCGTACTTCGCCGACGCGGTGCGCGACGGCGTGCCGAGCTGGCGGCGGGTGGTCGTGGACGCGGCCCGGGCCGGCGTGCCCACCCCGGCGTTCTCCTCGTCGCTGGCGTACTTCGACGGGCTGCGCGCCGAGCGGCTGCCGGCCGCCCTGATCCAGGGCCTGCGGGACAACTTCGGCGCGCACACCTACCTCCGGGTCGACCGGCCGGGGGCGTTCCACACGCTCTGGGCCAGCGACCGCGCCGAGGTGCAGGGCTGA
- a CDS encoding thioredoxin reductase, which produces MRDLRYEMTAALAGAGLVDATQRTRVVDVCAGVAERYCAELGHTPAVRSGEIGELAAGEPAAGWAPTPPEETHRAW; this is translated from the coding sequence ATGCGGGATCTCCGGTACGAGATGACCGCCGCGCTGGCCGGCGCGGGTCTGGTCGACGCCACGCAGCGGACGCGGGTCGTCGACGTCTGCGCCGGCGTCGCCGAGCGGTACTGCGCCGAGCTGGGGCACACCCCGGCCGTGCGCTCCGGCGAGATCGGCGAGCTGGCGGCCGGCGAACCGGCCGCGGGCTGGGCGCCGACCCCTCCGGAGGAGACGCACCGGGCCTGGTGA
- a CDS encoding isoprenyl transferase produces the protein MRAGRREPVPPTPHPSGARPPALPAEAVPKHVAVVMDGNGRWAKERGLPRTKGHEAGEHSLFDTIEGAIELGIPYLSAYAFSTENWRRSPDEVRFLMGFNRDVIRRRRDQLVELGVRVVWSGRAGRLWKSVISELQTAEEMSRGNSTLTLQFCVNYGGQAEIADAAAAIARDVAAGRLDPAKVTEKTVAKYLYHPEIPEVDLFLRPSGEERISNFLLWQTAYAELVFLDTLWPDFDRRHLWYACELYAQRDRRFGGALPNPVAPPS, from the coding sequence ATGAGGGCCGGCCGGCGTGAGCCGGTGCCGCCGACGCCGCACCCGTCGGGCGCCCGGCCGCCGGCGTTGCCCGCCGAGGCGGTGCCGAAGCACGTCGCGGTGGTGATGGACGGCAACGGCCGGTGGGCCAAGGAGCGCGGCCTGCCCCGCACCAAGGGTCACGAGGCGGGCGAGCACAGCCTCTTCGACACCATCGAGGGCGCGATCGAGCTGGGCATCCCCTACCTGTCGGCGTACGCCTTCTCCACCGAGAACTGGCGGCGCTCGCCCGACGAGGTCCGCTTCCTGATGGGCTTCAACCGGGACGTCATCCGCCGCCGCCGGGACCAGCTGGTCGAGCTGGGCGTCCGGGTGGTGTGGTCCGGGCGGGCCGGCCGGCTGTGGAAGAGCGTCATCTCCGAGTTGCAGACCGCCGAGGAGATGTCCCGGGGCAACTCGACGCTGACCCTGCAGTTCTGCGTCAACTACGGCGGGCAGGCCGAGATCGCCGACGCCGCCGCCGCGATCGCCCGGGACGTGGCCGCCGGCCGGCTCGACCCGGCGAAGGTCACCGAGAAGACCGTGGCGAAGTACCTCTACCACCCGGAGATCCCCGAGGTGGACCTCTTCCTGCGGCCCTCCGGCGAGGAGCGGATCTCCAACTTCCTGCTCTGGCAGACCGCGTACGCGGAGCTGGTCTTCCTCGACACCCTCTGGCCCGATTTCGACCGCCGCCACCTCTGGTACGCCTGCGAGCTGTACGCGCAGCGGGACCGCCGCTTCGGTGGCGCGCTGCCCAACCCGGTCGCCCCGCCGTCCTGA
- the recO gene encoding DNA repair protein RecO — protein sequence MAGYRRQLYRDDAVVLRVQKLGESDRIITLLTRRHGRLRAVARGVRRTSSRFGARLEPFGHVDLQLAGDPKGNQGSSLHTVSQVEGIDLYGKRFLGDYPRYTAASAIAETAERLTPVEREPSLRLFQLTLGALKALARGEHATTLVLDAYLLRGMALAGWAPALTACAVCGAPGRHRAFSVPAGGAVCPDCRPPGAAHPAPATIDLMSALTSGDWQIADATETGVRRECSGLVAAHLQWHLERALRSLPLVDRGAPAAGVVPPPGGGAAGPVPPPRGVGAGVDGVSREMTE from the coding sequence ATGGCCGGGTACCGCCGACAGCTCTACCGCGACGACGCGGTGGTGCTGCGTGTGCAGAAGCTGGGCGAGTCCGACCGGATCATCACCCTGCTGACCCGGCGGCACGGCCGGCTGCGCGCGGTGGCCCGGGGCGTACGGCGCACCAGCAGCAGGTTCGGCGCCCGGCTGGAGCCGTTCGGCCACGTCGACCTCCAGCTCGCCGGCGACCCGAAGGGCAACCAGGGCAGCTCGCTGCACACCGTCAGCCAGGTCGAGGGGATCGACCTCTACGGCAAGCGGTTCCTCGGCGACTACCCCCGCTACACGGCGGCCAGCGCGATCGCCGAGACCGCCGAACGGCTCACCCCCGTCGAGCGGGAGCCCTCGCTGCGGCTGTTCCAGCTCACCCTCGGCGCGCTGAAGGCCCTCGCCCGGGGCGAGCACGCCACCACCCTGGTGCTCGACGCGTACCTGCTGCGCGGCATGGCGCTCGCCGGCTGGGCGCCGGCGCTGACCGCCTGCGCGGTCTGCGGCGCCCCGGGGCGGCACCGGGCGTTCTCCGTCCCGGCCGGCGGCGCGGTCTGCCCGGACTGCCGGCCCCCCGGCGCGGCCCATCCCGCCCCGGCCACCATCGACCTGATGTCCGCGCTGACCAGCGGCGACTGGCAGATCGCGGACGCCACCGAGACCGGCGTACGCCGGGAGTGCAGCGGCCTGGTCGCGGCGCACCTGCAGTGGCACCTGGAGCGCGCGCTACGCTCGCTGCCGCTGGTCGACCGGGGTGCCCCGGCGGCCGGCGTGGTCCCGCCACCGGGCGGTGGCGCGGCCGGCCCGGTCCCGCCCCCGCGTGGCGTCGGGGCCGGGGTGGACGGCGTGAGCAGGGAGATGACCGAGTGA
- a CDS encoding DUF4097 family beta strand repeat-containing protein yields the protein MALPRTAVALGTAATLILAAGCDTLSFRRLDFDQTETARIATITVRPGAGDVVVRGTGPATEVRIKRVLRYQGDQPERTYEIQGDELVLDADCGPRCSVSYEVTAPEGVRVRGETGSGNVELSKVGAVEFTLGSGNIRVATAGGPVQAETGSGDIEVSAVPAPVTLRASSGNITGLRLGGEVDAEASSGNVTIELDRPVSARAHASSGDVELLVPDGRYRVRSHTGSGDAELGVPDDPGASALLDVSTGSGNVTVNRR from the coding sequence ATGGCTCTCCCCCGTACCGCCGTCGCCCTGGGCACGGCCGCCACCCTGATCCTCGCCGCCGGGTGTGACACGCTCTCCTTCCGCCGGCTGGACTTCGACCAGACCGAGACCGCGCGGATCGCCACGATCACGGTACGGCCGGGCGCGGGGGACGTGGTGGTGCGGGGAACCGGCCCGGCCACCGAGGTACGCATCAAGCGGGTGCTGCGCTACCAGGGCGACCAGCCCGAGCGCACGTACGAGATCCAGGGCGACGAGCTGGTGCTGGACGCCGACTGCGGCCCTCGCTGCTCGGTGTCGTACGAGGTGACCGCCCCGGAGGGGGTCCGGGTGCGGGGTGAGACCGGCTCGGGCAACGTCGAGCTGTCCAAGGTCGGCGCGGTGGAGTTCACCCTGGGCTCGGGCAACATCCGGGTCGCCACCGCCGGCGGTCCGGTGCAGGCCGAGACCGGTTCCGGCGACATCGAGGTGTCGGCGGTCCCCGCACCGGTCACGTTGCGCGCCTCCTCCGGCAACATCACCGGTCTGCGCCTCGGCGGCGAGGTGGACGCCGAGGCCAGCTCCGGCAACGTGACGATCGAACTGGACCGGCCGGTGTCGGCCCGGGCACACGCCAGCAGCGGCGACGTGGAGCTGCTGGTGCCCGACGGCCGGTACCGGGTCCGGTCCCACACCGGCTCGGGCGACGCCGAGCTGGGGGTGCCGGACGACCCGGGCGCGTCGGCACTGCTGGACGTGAGCACGGGCAGCGGCAACGTCACGGTCAACCGACGCTGA
- a CDS encoding acyltransferase family protein — translation MRNRYLDLLRALAIARVVVYHVTGLAALTLVFPAMSIMFALAGSLMAASLDRSGVRAVPRRLRRLLPSLWVVAAVFVPAMLLTGLAFGPDVLLWLFPVADPPANHWGALALSPIWYLRDYLWFVLASPLALWLFRRAPLPTLLAPYVLLAAIELGVLPTASVALRHFGLYFGAWLLGFAHHDGLLRRLANRVLVPTALAVGTAGGAWILTHPGPRGYDLNDIPLGNALWSAAFILLVIGRAPAAAAWVDRSPALGRLVTVLNRRALTVYLWHMSFVVALTPMVGLVGWSDRDPVGLAVRVVLVFALVGVVTLLVGWVEDVAARRRPELIPGGRRPAPPALPARHPTNAPTSPALAPTSPAPAPAGPALAPAGRSLAPAGRSLAPTSQAVAPTRPARPRTGVRAVAPVPRSPETSTVDLSVG, via the coding sequence ATGCGTAACCGATATCTGGACCTGCTCCGCGCCCTGGCGATCGCCCGGGTCGTGGTCTACCACGTCACCGGACTGGCCGCGTTGACGCTGGTCTTCCCGGCGATGTCGATCATGTTCGCCCTCGCCGGGTCGCTGATGGCGGCCTCCCTGGACCGCTCCGGGGTACGCGCGGTGCCGCGCCGCCTGCGCCGGTTGCTGCCCTCGCTCTGGGTGGTGGCGGCCGTCTTCGTGCCGGCGATGCTGCTGACCGGGCTGGCGTTCGGCCCGGACGTGCTGCTCTGGCTCTTCCCGGTCGCCGACCCGCCGGCCAACCACTGGGGTGCGCTGGCGCTCAGCCCGATCTGGTACCTGCGCGACTACCTCTGGTTCGTGCTCGCCTCGCCGCTGGCGCTGTGGCTGTTCCGGCGGGCCCCGCTGCCCACCCTGCTCGCCCCGTACGTGCTGCTCGCCGCCATCGAACTCGGCGTGCTGCCGACCGCGTCCGTCGCCCTGCGGCACTTCGGCCTCTACTTCGGCGCCTGGCTGCTGGGGTTCGCCCACCACGACGGCCTGCTGCGGCGGTTGGCCAACCGGGTCCTGGTGCCCACCGCGCTCGCCGTCGGCACGGCCGGCGGCGCCTGGATCCTCACCCATCCCGGCCCGCGCGGGTACGACCTGAACGACATCCCGCTCGGCAACGCGCTCTGGTCGGCGGCGTTCATCCTGCTGGTGATCGGCCGGGCGCCGGCCGCCGCCGCCTGGGTGGACCGCAGCCCCGCGCTCGGCCGGCTGGTGACCGTGCTGAACCGGCGCGCCCTGACCGTCTACCTCTGGCACATGTCGTTCGTGGTGGCGCTCACCCCGATGGTCGGGCTGGTCGGCTGGTCCGACCGTGACCCGGTCGGGCTCGCCGTCCGGGTGGTGCTCGTCTTCGCGCTGGTCGGCGTGGTCACCCTGCTGGTCGGCTGGGTGGAGGACGTGGCCGCCCGCCGCCGGCCGGAGCTGATCCCCGGCGGCCGTCGCCCCGCGCCGCCCGCCCTGCCCGCCCGACACCCGACGAACGCCCCGACGAGCCCGGCGCTGGCCCCGACGAGTCCGGCGCCCGCCCCGGCGGGTCCGGCGCTCGCCCCGGCAGGTCGGTCACTGGCCCCGGCGGGTCGGTCACTGGCCCCGACGAGTCAGGCGGTCGCCCCGACGCGTCCGGCACGGCCCCGCACCGGGGTACGGGCGGTGGCGCCCGTGCCCCGGTCCCCCGAGACGAGCACGGTCGACCTCAGCGTCGGTTGA